A single window of Sneathiella limimaris DNA harbors:
- the rfaE1 gene encoding D-glycero-beta-D-manno-heptose-7-phosphate kinase has product MNPNSLNALLDRFSDIHVLCIGDVMLDRFVYGSASRISPEAPIPVISISHQQAMLGGAGNVVRNILSLGGKATLVALIGEDSEGGEVEKLLAAEPNLTSALVNSGRRPTTVKTRFIADSQQLLRADAEVNHDVASDTAAKLIKNFKNALHEANVVILSDYAKGVLNDEVLKTVIDLARAANIPVIADPKSTDFSRYEGVTLLTPNRKEMSAAAGSPCETDREVEEAALKIFKDTQIDGLLITRSEAGMSLATRTEFHHVPAQAREVFDVSGAGDSVIACLSLAIGAGGEAKDATFLANLAGSIVVAKTGTAAVKKDEMIAALHNVEIQSADTKITSLGEARSIVDGWRARGLKVGFTNGCFDLVHPGHISLIRQARAECDRLIVGLNTDESIKRLKGPDRPVTNETSRAIVLASLEDVSLVVPFAEDTPINLIQNLEPDVLVKGADYTIETVVGADIVQAYGGRVFLAELKEGYSTTRTIQKLLDMDKTTHD; this is encoded by the coding sequence ATGAACCCGAATTCACTTAACGCCTTACTGGACAGGTTTTCTGACATTCATGTTCTGTGTATCGGTGATGTCATGCTGGATCGGTTTGTTTACGGCTCCGCCTCACGAATTTCGCCGGAAGCCCCCATTCCAGTGATCAGCATCTCCCACCAGCAAGCCATGCTTGGAGGTGCTGGAAACGTGGTTAGAAACATTCTCTCCCTCGGTGGAAAGGCGACCCTCGTTGCACTCATCGGGGAGGATAGCGAAGGTGGTGAGGTCGAGAAGCTACTAGCTGCTGAACCAAACCTGACTTCAGCGCTTGTCAATTCAGGTCGGCGGCCAACCACAGTAAAGACCCGCTTTATTGCAGACAGTCAGCAGCTTCTTCGGGCTGATGCTGAGGTAAATCATGATGTGGCTTCAGACACAGCTGCCAAATTAATAAAGAATTTCAAAAACGCTCTGCATGAAGCAAATGTTGTTATTCTTTCAGATTATGCGAAAGGTGTTCTTAACGACGAAGTATTGAAAACCGTTATAGACCTTGCACGTGCAGCAAATATTCCTGTAATCGCAGATCCAAAATCTACGGATTTCTCCCGGTATGAAGGGGTAACCCTACTAACCCCTAACCGCAAGGAAATGAGCGCGGCTGCAGGGTCCCCATGCGAGACAGATCGCGAAGTAGAAGAAGCTGCCCTTAAGATTTTTAAAGACACCCAGATTGACGGACTGCTCATAACCCGTTCCGAAGCCGGAATGAGTTTGGCAACCCGAACTGAATTTCATCATGTACCGGCACAAGCCAGAGAGGTCTTTGACGTTTCAGGAGCAGGAGACAGTGTCATTGCCTGTCTTTCCTTGGCTATTGGAGCAGGGGGCGAAGCCAAAGACGCAACCTTCCTTGCCAATCTAGCTGGCAGCATCGTTGTTGCTAAAACAGGAACTGCTGCGGTTAAAAAGGATGAAATGATCGCAGCCCTCCATAATGTTGAAATCCAGAGCGCAGATACAAAAATCACTTCACTCGGCGAGGCAAGATCAATTGTTGATGGTTGGCGTGCTAGGGGCCTTAAAGTAGGTTTTACCAACGGCTGTTTCGATCTGGTTCACCCTGGACACATCTCCCTAATCCGGCAAGCCAGAGCGGAATGTGATCGGTTAATCGTTGGCTTGAATACAGATGAGAGTATCAAGCGCTTAAAAGGTCCTGACCGACCTGTCACCAACGAAACCTCAAGAGCTATTGTTCTGGCCAGCCTTGAAGATGTATCGCTTGTGGTACCATTTGCAGAAGATACACCCATCAACCTTATTCAAAACCTGGAACCGGATGTTTTGGTAAAAGGGGCTGACTATACAATTGAAACCGTAGTTGGTGCAGATATTGTACAGGCTTACGGAGGCAGAGTTTTCCTTGCTGAACTGAAAGAAGGTTACAGCACGACCCGCACCATACAAAAACTTCTGGATATGGACAAAACAACCCATGACTAG
- the rfaD gene encoding ADP-glyceromanno-heptose 6-epimerase, which produces MTSSSRRILVTGGAGFIGSNIVAALSDRGDEVIVCDWLETEDKWKNLAKHVVTDFVDPDDLEAWLKKSDKLDAVIHMGAISATTETDGDLILKRNFRPTRLLWDWCTAHKISFIYASSAATYGDGNCGFDDDQSSDALANLQPLNLYGYSKHAFDKFVAQVEAKSGPTPPQWAGLKFFNVYGPNEYHKGNMKSVIAQAYPKVAKGEPVTLFKSHHPDYEDGGQLRDFVYVKDCVKVILWLLETPSVSGLFNLGTGSARSFKDLALATYKAAGKDPNIQYIDTPVSIRDKYQYFTEANMQKLRAAGYGGNFYSLEDGIADYVQSYLAKEDPYL; this is translated from the coding sequence ATGACTAGTTCTTCACGGCGTATTCTGGTAACCGGCGGAGCAGGCTTTATAGGCTCCAATATAGTTGCAGCCCTTTCCGATAGAGGGGATGAGGTTATCGTCTGTGATTGGCTGGAAACTGAGGATAAATGGAAAAATCTGGCCAAGCATGTGGTAACCGATTTTGTCGATCCTGACGATCTGGAAGCTTGGCTTAAAAAATCAGACAAGCTTGATGCCGTCATCCATATGGGGGCTATTTCCGCCACAACGGAAACAGACGGGGATTTAATCCTGAAACGGAATTTTCGGCCAACTCGGCTATTATGGGATTGGTGCACGGCCCATAAGATCAGCTTTATATATGCGTCTTCCGCCGCCACTTATGGGGATGGCAATTGTGGATTTGATGATGATCAGTCAAGCGATGCACTAGCTAATCTGCAGCCTTTGAACCTCTATGGCTATAGCAAACATGCCTTCGACAAGTTTGTGGCACAGGTAGAGGCTAAATCTGGACCGACACCACCACAGTGGGCGGGCTTGAAGTTCTTCAATGTTTATGGCCCCAACGAATACCACAAGGGCAATATGAAAAGTGTAATTGCCCAAGCCTATCCCAAAGTTGCGAAAGGAGAGCCTGTAACTCTCTTTAAATCCCATCATCCGGATTATGAAGATGGGGGGCAACTTCGAGATTTTGTCTATGTAAAAGACTGCGTAAAAGTCATCCTATGGCTTTTGGAAACACCTTCGGTTAGTGGTCTTTTCAACTTGGGAACAGGAAGCGCAAGAAGCTTCAAAGATCTTGCCCTTGCAACCTATAAGGCCGCAGGAAAAGATCCAAATATCCAGTATATCGACACGCCTGTTAGCATTCGGGACAAATATCAGTATTTCACTGAAGCCAACATGCAAAAACTCCGGGCTGCCGGTTATGGCGGCAATTTTTATTCACTCGAAGATGGGATCGCTGACTATGTCCAAAGCTATCTGGCCAAGGAAGACCCCTATCTCTAA